From Aristaeella lactis, one genomic window encodes:
- a CDS encoding serine/threonine-protein kinase — protein MDNRTVINQQLEMPIATTINPDVQQMTMPIVTTINPDTVEESRNTESNKDSWLQSGSKLQGSETYTVRQKMKTTSGEADLYLCKTESNRIVVAKVYKRENPLKTGVVEALKSIRSPYVARVYDVFLWNNHTVVILQFYKNGSLNGKTYSLEQLKAMIIPNINEGLKAIHSVNLLHKDLKPANIMLCDDGLSVAIIDFGISSLLEEGATVLLTQTGMTPVYSAPELFKGLALAEADYYSFGITLYELFCGKTPYSDLSDAEIAMFSSIQRIPLPKEMPGELQKLIAALTYPDITNRHDKSNPNRRWMYDEVRKWLTGESIISPGGFDTTEINPLAFEGKTYHTVRDLIEAMGLNWNAGKRLLFHGSLANHIRATNAAAYESCCDAVRKASETNAKDDLVFFEFLYDMVPEMEAIYWKGRRFASPSALGREMLEALWKENESQYKLYDTILSERVLSTYVLSKDSNNNDLLQVIKRIENLWKISKDEKRDLRYVYYLSAYLLSNQKILKIDNEEIRTVDELSDYLNRKLQVSIKTFIEATHQFVDYDGNLDVQLEAWLTAIGKKDAINQWKEVLRSGAE, from the coding sequence ATGGATAATCGAACTGTGATAAATCAGCAACTTGAAATGCCTATAGCAACAACGATTAATCCAGATGTTCAGCAGATGACAATGCCGATAGTTACAACTATTAATCCGGATACAGTTGAAGAAAGTAGAAATACTGAGTCGAATAAAGATAGCTGGTTGCAATCTGGAAGTAAACTCCAAGGTTCTGAAACCTATACAGTTAGGCAAAAAATGAAAACAACCTCGGGAGAAGCAGATCTATATCTTTGCAAAACAGAATCTAACCGTATTGTTGTAGCAAAAGTTTATAAGCGTGAAAACCCACTGAAAACTGGCGTTGTTGAAGCGCTTAAAAGCATCAGATCTCCTTATGTAGCTCGAGTATATGATGTGTTTCTCTGGAATAATCACACTGTTGTAATTCTTCAATTCTATAAGAATGGAAGTCTTAACGGTAAAACGTATTCATTGGAACAACTAAAGGCCATGATTATTCCAAATATTAATGAAGGTCTCAAGGCTATACACAGTGTTAATCTGCTTCACAAAGATCTAAAACCAGCCAATATAATGCTTTGTGACGATGGGCTATCTGTAGCGATTATTGACTTTGGTATTAGCTCACTACTTGAAGAAGGAGCAACTGTGTTACTGACCCAGACAGGTATGACACCTGTATACTCGGCACCCGAACTGTTTAAAGGCCTAGCATTAGCAGAAGCGGACTATTATTCGTTTGGTATTACTTTGTATGAGCTTTTCTGTGGGAAAACGCCCTATTCAGATTTATCAGATGCTGAAATCGCAATGTTTTCCAGTATCCAAAGAATACCATTACCCAAGGAAATGCCGGGTGAATTGCAAAAGCTTATTGCTGCATTAACATATCCGGATATAACTAATAGACATGATAAATCAAATCCTAACAGGAGATGGATGTATGATGAAGTAAGAAAATGGTTAACAGGAGAATCGATTATTTCTCCTGGCGGATTTGATACAACGGAGATAAATCCTCTTGCTTTTGAGGGAAAGACATATCATACTGTTCGTGATCTTATTGAAGCAATGGGGCTAAACTGGAATGCCGGTAAAAGGCTTTTGTTTCACGGCTCCTTGGCAAATCATATTCGGGCAACCAACGCAGCAGCGTATGAGAGTTGTTGTGATGCAGTCAGAAAAGCTTCAGAAACCAATGCAAAGGACGATCTTGTCTTCTTTGAATTTTTGTATGATATGGTCCCCGAAATGGAAGCAATCTATTGGAAAGGAAGAAGATTTGCGTCTCCATCTGCCCTTGGAAGAGAGATGCTTGAAGCTCTCTGGAAAGAGAATGAATCACAGTATAAGCTATATGATACAATTCTTTCAGAACGAGTACTGTCAACATATGTCCTGTCAAAAGATTCCAACAACAACGACTTGCTACAGGTGATAAAAAGGATAGAGAATCTTTGGAAGATTTCCAAGGATGAAAAACGTGATCTTAGATATGTATATTATCTATCTGCGTATCTCCTGTCGAATCAAAAAATCTTGAAGATTGATAATGAAGAAATAAGGACAGTCGATGAATTGTCAGATTATCTAAATCGAAAACTACAAGTTTCCATAAAAACGTTTATTGAAGCCACTCATCAATTTGTCGATTATGACGGCAACCTGGATGTACAACTCGAAGCTTGGTTAACAGCTATCGGAAAAAAAGATGCTATTAACCAATGGAAAGAAGTACTTCGTAGTGGAGCCGAATGA
- a CDS encoding FHA domain-containing protein → MEKFKICPLCGKRNAPIALECEVCETDISTIRPMDEETIKTSIDAAEQPSTIPLTMARICEECGFRNPPNSRKCQQCGEDISDVIPTKVESVKRIHFILSSLDGEFAFPIPEGKTIIGREAAMSEYLTNKCFVSRNHAKIILENGKITVENISKTNYTYINNEKITGDTVELHDGDIMGLGGNEKDGKRQDQAAYFMVRIGSCI, encoded by the coding sequence ATGGAGAAGTTCAAAATATGCCCTTTATGTGGCAAACGTAATGCGCCGATTGCACTCGAATGTGAAGTATGCGAAACCGATATCTCCACAATCCGCCCCATGGATGAAGAGACAATAAAAACATCCATAGACGCTGCAGAGCAACCCAGTACAATCCCTTTGACAATGGCAAGAATTTGTGAAGAATGCGGATTCAGGAATCCACCCAACTCAAGGAAATGCCAACAATGTGGTGAAGATATTTCGGATGTTATTCCAACGAAAGTGGAATCTGTTAAGCGTATCCACTTTATTCTGTCCAGCTTGGATGGAGAATTTGCCTTTCCGATACCAGAAGGAAAAACAATTATCGGCCGAGAAGCTGCCATGTCTGAATATCTGACAAATAAGTGCTTCGTTAGCCGAAACCATGCAAAAATTATTTTGGAAAACGGCAAGATAACAGTTGAAAACATAAGTAAAACTAACTATACATATATAAACAACGAGAAAATCACCGGCGATACTGTTGAACTGCATGATGGTGATATTATGGGTTTGGGTGGGAATGAAAAAGACGGGAAACGCCAAGATCAGGCTGCCTATTTTATGGTGAGGATTGGTTCATGTATATAG
- a CDS encoding 4Fe-4S single cluster domain-containing protein, with translation MYIARILYPVKVLGPGDRIVIWFAGCEHQCPGCSNPELWDQNERYHTDLNSVMNLINLIVDQHKVDGFTITGGDPFYQPNALKELLYELAKISSDILVYTGYSYNKIKDIYSDILGDIAVLIDGKYIEAENHGSLLRGSDNQDILILNENVRPIYENYLSTHTSSIQNFSTTDGIISVGIHHPRYEEQLLEISKRKGLEVKS, from the coding sequence ATGTATATAGCGCGTATTCTTTATCCGGTTAAGGTGCTCGGTCCAGGCGATCGAATCGTGATCTGGTTCGCAGGCTGTGAACATCAATGTCCCGGATGTAGTAATCCAGAATTATGGGATCAGAACGAACGCTATCATACTGATCTAAACTCTGTGATGAATTTGATTAATCTGATTGTCGATCAGCATAAAGTCGATGGCTTTACCATCACTGGTGGAGATCCGTTTTATCAACCGAATGCACTTAAGGAATTGTTATATGAACTAGCAAAGATTTCTTCGGACATTCTGGTCTACACTGGATATTCATATAACAAGATCAAAGATATATATTCCGATATCCTTGGTGATATTGCAGTATTGATTGACGGAAAGTACATTGAAGCAGAGAATCACGGCTCATTGCTAAGAGGATCCGATAATCAAGACATCCTGATTCTGAATGAGAATGTACGGCCTATTTATGAAAATTATCTATCAACACATACAAGTAGCATTCAGAATTTTTCAACAACTGATGGAATCATTTCAGTGGGCATTCATCATCCCAGGTATGAAGAACAATTACTAGAAATTAGCAAAAGAAAAGGATTGGAGGTTAAGTCATGA
- a CDS encoding AAA family ATPase produces MSEVILSKWHQEMDIFRKIKPCLIMEGNILDSYMYPLEGSLPQGSIVRLTDYLHYYFKDIGYENIVMYDGIRGFYNKCEDGYIQKFADLVNVSIAGNRSIIAEFRGKGTGSAALMVETALIQNESPTVVIMDFASRYICDPSHLTQPEIDGFTILMQASLDAQEVKTENGILKNLVILLVNKLNDVPAWYYLDNPNVKAILLKTPSKEERIQMVKGVNFKAFFTNKIYQEDYPYYENHPDELEKIQDRFIGLTEGFTFTELNGLRRLCKNQGIRINDLCSIIDLYKFGIKENPWNKLNPDDFKDAYADFEKRVKGQPNALTQTLDVIKRAMTGMADISASTHGKPKGVLFFAGPTGTGKTETAKTIAEKLFGDESACIRFDMSEFGQSHSDQRLLGAPPGYVGYEAGGQLTNAVKNNPFSILLFDEIEKAHPSILDKFLQILEDGRMTDGKGETVYFSETVIIFTSNLGIYERGQNGERIQMVSSDMSYDEVKKTVRQGIDNYFKLQLGRPEILNRIGENIVVFDFIRPEIAEKILKAQLDKIVVNLHTNKKVELTITNRAFNVLKNKALNNLENGGRGIGNIVESCFVNPLSRYMFDNKLLNNCQITIEDIQAESMPYSIIAT; encoded by the coding sequence ATGAGCGAGGTTATTCTTTCCAAGTGGCATCAGGAAATGGATATTTTCAGAAAAATCAAACCATGCTTGATTATGGAAGGGAACATACTGGATAGTTATATGTATCCGCTGGAAGGAAGTCTTCCTCAAGGCTCCATTGTCAGACTTACAGACTATTTACATTACTATTTCAAGGATATTGGTTATGAAAACATTGTAATGTATGATGGCATCCGGGGTTTTTATAACAAATGTGAAGACGGATATATCCAGAAATTTGCTGATCTCGTTAACGTTAGTATTGCAGGCAATCGTAGTATTATTGCTGAGTTTCGCGGCAAGGGAACAGGATCTGCTGCATTGATGGTAGAAACAGCACTTATTCAGAATGAATCGCCTACAGTTGTGATTATGGACTTCGCTTCGCGGTATATTTGTGACCCTTCTCATCTAACGCAACCCGAAATAGATGGTTTCACCATTTTAATGCAGGCTTCACTGGATGCACAAGAAGTCAAAACGGAAAATGGAATTCTGAAAAATCTAGTCATTCTTTTAGTCAACAAGCTTAATGACGTTCCTGCTTGGTATTATCTGGATAATCCAAATGTTAAAGCGATTTTGCTTAAAACTCCTTCCAAGGAAGAACGGATTCAGATGGTAAAAGGAGTCAATTTCAAAGCATTCTTTACAAATAAAATATACCAGGAAGATTATCCATATTATGAGAATCACCCTGATGAATTGGAAAAAATCCAAGATCGTTTTATAGGCTTAACAGAGGGTTTTACCTTTACGGAATTAAACGGACTCAGAAGATTGTGCAAGAATCAAGGAATTAGAATTAATGATTTGTGTTCCATTATTGACTTGTACAAATTTGGCATCAAAGAAAACCCATGGAACAAACTTAATCCGGATGATTTTAAGGATGCTTATGCAGACTTCGAGAAACGCGTTAAAGGACAGCCGAATGCTCTGACTCAGACGTTGGATGTGATTAAGCGAGCAATGACTGGAATGGCTGATATTTCCGCATCGACTCATGGAAAACCGAAAGGTGTCCTCTTCTTTGCTGGGCCTACCGGTACCGGCAAAACAGAAACAGCAAAGACAATTGCTGAAAAGCTTTTCGGTGATGAGAGTGCTTGCATTCGCTTTGACATGAGCGAATTCGGGCAGAGCCATAGCGATCAGCGCTTACTGGGTGCTCCTCCTGGATATGTCGGTTATGAAGCTGGTGGTCAACTGACTAATGCAGTAAAGAATAATCCGTTTAGTATTCTCTTATTTGATGAAATCGAAAAAGCACACCCCTCAATTTTAGATAAATTCCTGCAGATCCTTGAAGACGGAAGAATGACCGATGGCAAAGGCGAAACGGTTTACTTCTCTGAAACGGTTATTATCTTTACAAGCAACCTCGGCATCTATGAGCGTGGACAGAACGGAGAACGAATACAAATGGTATCTTCTGATATGTCCTATGACGAGGTTAAAAAAACTGTTCGTCAGGGAATTGACAATTACTTCAAGCTCCAACTTGGCAGACCGGAAATTCTAAACCGTATCGGAGAAAACATCGTTGTCTTTGACTTTATTCGACCCGAGATAGCCGAAAAGATTTTAAAGGCACAACTAGATAAAATAGTGGTAAATCTGCACACGAACAAGAAAGTGGAACTAACTATTACCAATAGAGCATTTAATGTCCTCAAGAACAAAGCATTAAACAATCTTGAAAATGGTGGCCGTGGAATTGGCAATATTGTTGAAAGCTGCTTCGTTAATCCCCTATCAAGATATATGTTTGATAATAAACTGCTAAATAATTGCCAGATTACGATTGAAGATATACAAGCCGAATCAATGCCATATTCAATTATAGCAACATAA
- a CDS encoding PP2C family protein-serine/threonine phosphatase, with protein sequence MTFRVSFCIESGKNKKLCDDSALVGTSIINDETGVLEVNVPTWICLCDGVGGNAGGQEASLFVTQKLSTAAIPTSIEDVKRIAVDINTNLLEQAVNTIDHKTMATTATAICFTYDSVFMFHVGNTRLYSKRGPYIQQITVDQTTYQWLLDRGNIEAAEACNKSEITGAMGGGRADLLNPIVVEQIFERKIPTTIILTTDGVHEFLCQDEIEEVLANDKTMLEKAQMLCKQALEQGSDDDRSVIIIESINRN encoded by the coding sequence ATGACATTTCGAGTATCATTTTGTATAGAGTCTGGGAAAAACAAGAAACTATGCGATGATTCAGCTTTGGTTGGCACCTCTATCATTAATGACGAAACTGGTGTTTTGGAAGTTAATGTTCCTACATGGATATGTTTATGTGATGGTGTTGGCGGAAATGCTGGAGGTCAAGAAGCATCATTGTTTGTTACACAAAAACTAAGTACTGCAGCAATTCCAACCAGCATAGAGGATGTAAAGAGAATTGCTGTAGATATTAACACTAATCTTCTGGAGCAAGCTGTTAATACTATTGACCATAAAACAATGGCTACAACAGCCACTGCAATTTGTTTTACATATGATTCTGTATTCATGTTTCACGTTGGAAACACTAGGCTATATTCCAAACGTGGGCCTTACATTCAGCAGATAACTGTCGATCAAACAACATATCAATGGTTACTTGATCGAGGCAACATTGAGGCGGCGGAAGCATGCAACAAAAGTGAAATCACGGGCGCCATGGGAGGCGGAAGAGCAGACTTATTAAACCCTATTGTTGTTGAACAAATATTCGAAAGAAAAATCCCTACCACCATCATACTAACAACAGATGGTGTTCATGAATTTCTATGCCAAGACGAAATTGAAGAAGTCCTGGCCAATGATAAAACCATGTTAGAGAAAGCACAAATGCTTTGTAAGCAAGCACTGGAGCAAGGTTCGGACGATGATAGATCTGTAATAATAATAGAATCCATTAACAGGAATTAA
- a CDS encoding DUF6273 domain-containing protein: MDEKTLAKLDELGVDFYSLRHYKLLKLFNIAGIEESEDIVDEMLSNDQYLEEYGLRQSIKQGSVIYFGKYSEDYGEFANKPIAWKVVDINNDEMLLISWFILDNLTMFNDQVISTWKNSYLRAWLNNTFLISCFTPSEREKILYTQLINEEEATSDKVFLFNEKMVNTYSSILKDCQSLQCSYQYNTWWLSSIKALKPDWSYSYNYYMTYASMTTAEVSNTSTDSARGVRPALRLSIKSKIFKPITIPRDNIISMHMAPILFGSYPQGESEDVISPIEWIIISATSSYVKLMSKYVLDWKPFNTKMKSKDKQVWIGSLLEKWLNEEFLYKAFSEHERSLILKNDSGLTDDTYDEFCPDYAVPDAVPRHTHVEDLVHVMCPSYDECPGIGTYKNRKHGENHGYFSRWEPKNDIKGTGDSIAFPTQLAISHGAPSEGSCKYWLRSLGSFGGNEAIADEEGWLNALEFDSYAGVRPVITLDLTTDVLKYIRNNSILTSHSIYKRWPI; the protein is encoded by the coding sequence ATGGATGAAAAGACTCTTGCCAAACTTGATGAACTTGGTGTAGATTTTTATTCCTTACGTCATTATAAGTTGCTTAAGCTCTTTAATATTGCGGGCATTGAAGAAAGTGAAGACATTGTTGATGAAATGCTCTCCAATGATCAGTATTTAGAAGAGTACGGCTTAAGACAATCTATCAAACAAGGTTCTGTTATTTATTTCGGGAAATATAGTGAAGATTATGGCGAATTTGCTAATAAGCCCATAGCATGGAAAGTAGTCGATATAAACAACGATGAAATGTTGCTTATATCTTGGTTTATACTTGATAATTTGACCATGTTTAACGACCAAGTTATATCAACATGGAAAAATTCATATTTACGAGCATGGCTAAACAATACTTTTTTGATTTCGTGTTTTACACCTTCTGAAAGAGAAAAAATCTTATATACACAATTAATAAATGAGGAAGAAGCCACATCTGACAAAGTTTTTCTGTTCAACGAGAAAATGGTAAATACTTATTCAAGCATATTAAAAGACTGCCAATCTTTACAATGCTCATATCAATATAATACGTGGTGGCTTAGTTCTATCAAAGCACTAAAGCCAGATTGGAGTTATTCCTATAACTATTATATGACCTATGCAAGTATGACAACCGCAGAAGTAAGTAATACTTCAACAGATTCAGCACGAGGAGTTCGTCCTGCCCTGCGTTTATCTATCAAATCAAAGATATTTAAGCCAATTACAATTCCAAGAGACAATATCATATCAATGCATATGGCGCCTATACTATTCGGATCTTATCCTCAGGGAGAAAGTGAAGATGTTATATCGCCTATTGAATGGATCATAATCTCCGCTACTAGCAGCTACGTGAAATTGATGAGCAAATATGTTCTAGACTGGAAGCCATTCAATACTAAAATGAAGTCCAAAGATAAACAAGTATGGATTGGAAGTCTCCTGGAGAAATGGCTAAACGAAGAATTTCTTTATAAGGCATTTTCAGAGCATGAACGTTCGCTTATTTTGAAAAATGATAGTGGTCTCACAGATGACACATATGATGAATTTTGTCCAGATTATGCTGTCCCAGACGCAGTTCCAAGACATACGCATGTTGAAGATTTAGTTCATGTTATGTGTCCAAGCTACGATGAATGCCCTGGAATTGGAACATACAAGAATCGAAAGCATGGAGAAAACCATGGGTATTTTAGTCGTTGGGAACCTAAAAATGATATAAAAGGAACAGGAGATTCTATCGCATTTCCAACACAATTAGCCATCTCACATGGAGCTCCTTCTGAAGGAAGCTGTAAATATTGGTTGCGTTCACTTGGAAGCTTTGGAGGCAATGAAGCTATTGCGGATGAAGAAGGTTGGTTGAATGCCTTGGAATTCGATTCTTATGCTGGTGTAAGGCCAGTCATCACACTTGATCTTACTACAGATGTTTTGAAATACATCCGCAACAATAGCATATTGACTAGTCATTCCATATACAAGAGGTGGCCGATTTAA
- a CDS encoding serine/threonine protein kinase — MDNHQSENKTIFNQNIDSSETVLNSAINAQETIINTELSTGNSIPLGTILCEVYEVIEKLDVIAGEADLYICSFAARKYIAKVYRRKIAIKPEVAKRLAEIRSPFVARIFAMGEYNGYPVEILPLYINGSLAGKTFSFEQLKYEIIPSVNEGLHILHTNNIIHKDVKPSNLMLNNDGRTVAIIDFGISSIRDSGSTVIVTRTGLTPEYSAPETFRNLFLSESDYYSFGITIYELYCGHSPSQGLTQEQIEQFTLIQQPPIPDDMEEELKDLINALTYTDIRNRKDKSNPNRRWGYEEVINWCNDVPQPLPGISGTSSNTLAYKAQKTIYQNVSSDEDMLPYRFAGQSITSTKVLAKLLNERWDEGKKHLFRGLLLEHFKKDSNAEIISYLMDFQEEAETANPDVLMFRCIYAIDSSQKKLLWKGEIFDNLSELGYQYLKAIRSENTTFIDMMNEMQFMGILSLYVQIIDPTAKKQINTLRAIESEYRSFSGSKEESLSKQYRLAYMLSDKKDYEIDSNLFSDIPSYVKHINEKATKNGNTFEYELRSDIYPNGNFNAQFINWIQAIDRSDILGQSIDKKDEAFFDLIYRINPDYKSLSWNNNQYANIYDLGVKYLSALRLEKVAIISTIDELFENKCVSRFLRYTSPSEKNNIDRIELFEQQFKNVVSKHDRESMVFRFKLAYELSGDKTLYIGKKHFSSLEDLVSFLHSQFSNSLKLFDEYCNELMIDDYTLCPQFEVWLAVLGKSKAIDSWASGAPFMTKKEKALKFREYILKIEQGQNISLHNRYKWYSELASIFDEFTPFEASASYAKKCRYYAEEAIKLVTKQKRIAEYKKILAKLDDKNTIPQDQREEWYLSLAEELSEYADIEEVQEKINQCKKEARTYHIICLYNDAIRLKAKAQRANNEERRELYAKAAALFASLGTAYEADKMAKECENLARIESANDVNGI; from the coding sequence ATGGATAATCATCAATCAGAAAATAAAACTATATTTAATCAAAATATAGATAGTAGTGAAACAGTATTGAATTCTGCCATAAACGCTCAAGAAACTATTATTAACACAGAATTAAGCACGGGAAATTCTATTCCTCTCGGAACCATCTTATGCGAAGTTTATGAAGTGATTGAAAAGCTGGATGTCATAGCAGGAGAAGCTGATTTATATATATGTTCTTTTGCAGCAAGAAAATATATAGCGAAAGTTTATCGTCGAAAAATAGCAATTAAACCTGAAGTCGCAAAAAGGTTGGCAGAAATTCGTTCACCTTTTGTTGCACGCATCTTTGCAATGGGTGAATACAATGGATATCCTGTTGAAATATTACCTCTGTATATAAACGGAAGTCTTGCCGGAAAAACCTTCTCCTTCGAACAATTAAAATATGAGATTATTCCTTCGGTTAATGAAGGCCTGCATATACTTCATACAAATAATATTATACATAAGGATGTAAAGCCCTCGAACCTTATGCTAAACAACGATGGGAGAACAGTTGCAATAATCGACTTCGGAATCAGTTCTATAAGGGACAGTGGAAGCACAGTAATTGTTACTAGAACAGGATTGACACCTGAGTATTCCGCACCTGAAACGTTTAGAAACCTCTTCTTAAGCGAATCAGATTATTATTCATTTGGAATAACCATCTATGAATTATATTGTGGACATTCTCCAAGTCAGGGCCTTACGCAGGAACAGATTGAGCAATTCACCTTGATCCAACAACCTCCAATTCCTGATGATATGGAAGAAGAGCTGAAGGATTTAATTAATGCATTGACATATACTGATATCAGAAACCGAAAAGATAAATCAAATCCCAATCGACGTTGGGGCTATGAAGAAGTTATTAATTGGTGCAATGATGTTCCACAACCTTTACCCGGCATCTCTGGAACATCCTCAAATACATTAGCTTATAAAGCACAAAAAACGATATATCAAAACGTATCTTCAGATGAAGATATGCTTCCCTATAGATTCGCTGGACAAAGCATAACCAGTACGAAAGTGTTAGCAAAACTGCTTAATGAAAGATGGGATGAAGGGAAAAAGCATCTCTTTAGGGGGCTTCTGCTAGAACATTTCAAGAAAGACTCAAATGCAGAAATAATTAGCTACTTAATGGATTTCCAAGAAGAAGCAGAAACTGCAAATCCTGATGTCTTAATGTTTCGATGCATATATGCAATAGACTCGTCGCAAAAAAAGCTTTTATGGAAAGGAGAAATCTTCGATAATCTATCAGAACTGGGATATCAATATCTCAAGGCAATTCGTTCAGAAAATACCACATTCATTGATATGATGAATGAAATGCAATTCATGGGAATCCTTTCACTGTATGTTCAAATCATAGATCCTACTGCAAAAAAACAAATCAACACACTAAGAGCAATTGAATCAGAGTACAGATCATTTAGTGGAAGTAAAGAAGAGTCTCTATCCAAGCAGTATCGTTTGGCATATATGCTTTCAGATAAGAAAGATTATGAGATAGATTCTAATCTGTTTAGCGATATACCAAGTTATGTTAAACACATCAATGAAAAAGCAACTAAAAATGGCAATACTTTTGAATACGAATTGCGTTCCGACATTTATCCGAATGGGAACTTCAATGCACAGTTTATAAACTGGATCCAAGCGATAGATCGTTCTGATATTCTTGGACAAAGCATTGACAAAAAAGACGAGGCTTTTTTCGATCTTATTTATAGAATCAACCCTGATTACAAATCTCTATCTTGGAATAATAATCAGTATGCTAACATATATGACCTTGGTGTTAAATACCTCTCTGCTCTTCGTTTGGAAAAGGTTGCAATAATTTCAACCATAGATGAATTATTTGAAAATAAATGTGTCTCCCGATTCTTAAGATATACCTCACCATCAGAAAAAAACAATATTGATCGGATAGAATTATTCGAGCAACAATTTAAAAATGTTGTTTCTAAACATGATAGAGAAAGTATGGTATTCCGTTTCAAGTTAGCCTATGAACTATCGGGAGATAAAACTCTATATATCGGCAAGAAACACTTCAGTTCTCTTGAGGACCTTGTATCTTTCCTTCATAGTCAATTCAGCAATTCACTCAAGTTATTTGACGAGTACTGTAACGAATTGATGATTGACGATTATACTTTATGCCCTCAATTTGAAGTTTGGTTAGCAGTCTTAGGAAAGAGCAAAGCAATAGATTCATGGGCATCTGGGGCTCCATTTATGACCAAAAAAGAAAAAGCGCTAAAATTCAGAGAATACATACTAAAAATCGAACAAGGGCAAAATATATCTCTCCATAATAGATATAAATGGTATTCAGAACTAGCAAGTATATTTGACGAGTTTACTCCTTTTGAAGCCTCTGCCTCATATGCAAAAAAATGCAGATACTATGCTGAAGAGGCAATTAAACTAGTCACAAAGCAAAAAAGAATTGCTGAGTATAAAAAGATACTTGCAAAACTTGATGATAAAAACACTATACCACAAGACCAACGTGAAGAATGGTATCTTTCCCTTGCTGAAGAATTATCTGAATATGCTGATATTGAAGAGGTTCAAGAAAAAATCAATCAGTGCAAAAAAGAAGCCAGGACATATCATATCATTTGCTTATATAATGATGCTATACGCTTAAAAGCTAAAGCGCAACGAGCAAATAATGAAGAGCGGCGCGAACTCTATGCTAAAGCTGCTGCATTATTTGCATCTCTGGGAACTGCTTACGAAGCCGATAAAATGGCAAAAGAGTGCGAAAATCTAGCTAGGATTGAAAGTGCAAATGATGTAAATGGCATATAG